Proteins encoded within one genomic window of bacterium:
- the rdgB gene encoding RdgB/HAM1 family non-canonical purine NTP pyrophosphatase: MIVYLATTNAHKLAEFQPLLLDAPFTLEAMPEAVEVEETGSTFVENARLKARTCAQRFQVPCLADDSGIAVEALDGRPGIASARYAASDTARIAKLLGELDDKANRAATFHCAVVLAYPDGREVAVEGIVKGQVTEAPRGEGGFGYDPVFEVDGLGKTYAELSADEKNTHSHRARAVRLLLEALA, translated from the coding sequence GTGATCGTCTACCTGGCCACCACCAACGCCCACAAGCTCGCCGAGTTCCAGCCCCTCTTGCTGGACGCGCCCTTCACCCTCGAAGCCATGCCCGAGGCCGTCGAGGTCGAAGAGACGGGGAGCACCTTCGTCGAGAACGCACGCCTCAAGGCCCGCACCTGCGCCCAGCGCTTCCAGGTGCCGTGCCTCGCCGACGACTCGGGGATCGCGGTCGAAGCCCTGGACGGCCGGCCCGGTATCGCCTCGGCCCGCTACGCTGCAAGCGACACCGCGCGCATCGCCAAGCTTCTCGGCGAACTCGACGACAAGGCCAACCGAGCGGCGACCTTCCACTGCGCGGTGGTCCTCGCCTACCCCGACGGCCGCGAGGTCGCGGTCGAGGGTATCGTGAAGGGCCAAGTCACCGAGGCCCCTCGGGGCGAAGGGGGCTTCGGCTACGATCCGGTCTTCGAGGTCGACGGCCTGGGCAAGACCTACGCCGAGCTGAGCGCCGACGAGAAGAACACGCACTCGCACCGGGCCCGGGCGGTGCGCCTCTTGCTCGAGGCGCTGGCGTGA